The proteins below are encoded in one region of Campylobacter rectus:
- a CDS encoding peptidylprolyl isomerase, translated as MLKKISFAAFFLSFCMANASQISNGIAVIIENEPITVNEVRKAAAQLQTNEANALNLLIRDRLETAQIKNLKIEASDYELNQRLQKIASESGMSASDLRSAVLSKGGDYAQFKDDVAKTIKQEKLYQSIFADAKINISENAARAYFEQNRDLFAHFTDASVTRYVASSAQLLEVARHSSPMNTNHNVHMDVLDLKSEQIPPQLRTIFQQTPDGTFTQIFQTPEGFEMFYVASKKGQTMPEFDEVRDEAMNALYKLEQDRVIGEYFNKLRAKANVKYLR; from the coding sequence ATGTTAAAAAAGATCTCATTCGCCGCGTTTTTTCTCAGTTTTTGTATGGCTAACGCGAGCCAGATCTCAAACGGCATAGCCGTCATCATCGAAAACGAACCCATCACCGTAAACGAAGTGCGAAAAGCCGCCGCGCAGCTGCAAACGAACGAAGCAAACGCGCTAAATTTACTGATCCGCGATAGACTCGAAACCGCGCAGATCAAAAATCTAAAAATCGAAGCCAGCGACTACGAGTTAAATCAAAGGCTGCAAAAGATCGCAAGCGAGAGCGGTATGAGCGCCTCCGATCTACGCTCGGCCGTGCTATCAAAGGGCGGAGATTACGCGCAGTTTAAAGACGACGTCGCAAAAACTATAAAACAAGAAAAACTATATCAAAGCATATTTGCCGACGCTAAAATCAACATTTCAGAAAACGCCGCGAGAGCGTATTTCGAGCAAAATCGCGACCTTTTCGCGCACTTTACCGACGCGAGCGTGACTAGATACGTGGCGTCTTCGGCGCAGCTTTTAGAGGTCGCCAGACACAGCTCCCCGATGAACACCAACCATAACGTGCATATGGACGTGCTGGATCTAAAAAGCGAACAGATCCCGCCTCAGCTACGAACGATATTTCAGCAGACCCCCGACGGCACTTTTACGCAGATTTTCCAGACTCCGGAGGGCTTTGAGATGTTTTACGTAGCGTCTAAAAAGGGTCAAACGATGCCTGAATTTGACGAAGTCAGAGACGAGGCGATGAACGCGCTTTATAAACTCGAGCAA
- the gltX gene encoding glutamate--tRNA ligase, with the protein MQNSQIVTRFAPSPTGYLHIGGLRTALYNYLYARANGGKFLLRIEDTDLKRNSEEATQAIKEAFAWCGLDHDGEVTYQSRRFDVYKEYVQKLLAEGKAYKCYMSKDELDALRAEQEARKERPKYDNRYREFTGTPPAGVEPVIRIKAPLSGEIVIDDGIKGEVKFRVEDILDDFIIARSDGTPTYNFTVVIDDALMGVTDVIRGDDHLSNTPKQIVLYDALGFKAPKFYHVAMINGEDGSKLSKRHGATDVMEYKRMGYLPEALLNFLVRLGWSHGNDEIFGMDDMLKYFDPHDINKSSSTYNASKLEWLNAHYIKTLPYERLAREMLEFDIDFKAMPKGEVLLNSLRERSKTLVEMSQSARTIINAPSAYDEKAYAKFITPESKENLAKFAEILGENLDAKGYEEMTDKFLEANGLKLKDLAQALRVALTGNSVSPGIFEVLEVLGADETKKRIRNILKENK; encoded by the coding sequence ATGCAAAATTCACAAATAGTAACTAGATTTGCCCCCTCTCCGACCGGATATCTACACATCGGCGGGCTTAGGACGGCGCTTTATAACTACTTATACGCTAGAGCAAACGGCGGAAAATTTCTACTACGCATCGAAGATACCGACCTAAAACGCAACTCCGAAGAAGCAACGCAAGCGATAAAAGAGGCCTTTGCCTGGTGTGGGCTGGATCACGACGGCGAGGTGACGTATCAGTCGCGTAGATTCGACGTTTATAAAGAGTATGTACAAAAGCTGCTAGCCGAGGGCAAAGCCTACAAATGCTACATGAGTAAAGACGAGCTAGACGCTCTGCGCGCCGAGCAAGAAGCGAGAAAAGAGAGGCCCAAATACGACAATCGCTACCGTGAATTTACAGGCACTCCGCCCGCGGGAGTCGAGCCCGTCATCCGTATCAAAGCGCCTCTAAGCGGCGAGATCGTGATCGACGACGGTATCAAAGGCGAGGTCAAATTTAGAGTCGAGGATATCCTGGATGATTTTATCATCGCGCGCAGCGACGGCACGCCGACGTATAACTTCACGGTCGTGATCGACGACGCGCTGATGGGCGTAACAGACGTCATCCGCGGCGACGATCATCTCTCAAATACCCCAAAACAAATCGTGCTATACGATGCGCTGGGCTTTAAAGCGCCGAAATTTTACCACGTCGCGATGATAAACGGCGAGGACGGCAGCAAACTAAGCAAACGCCACGGCGCGACCGACGTGATGGAGTATAAGCGCATGGGTTATCTGCCGGAAGCTCTTTTAAATTTCCTCGTGCGCCTAGGCTGGAGCCACGGAAACGACGAAATTTTCGGTATGGATGATATGCTAAAGTACTTCGATCCGCACGATATAAACAAGAGCTCAAGCACCTATAACGCAAGCAAGCTAGAGTGGCTAAACGCCCACTATATCAAGACTCTGCCCTACGAGAGACTAGCACGTGAGATGCTTGAATTTGATATAGATTTTAAAGCGATGCCAAAGGGCGAGGTGCTGCTAAATTCATTGCGCGAACGCTCAAAAACGCTTGTCGAGATGAGCCAGAGCGCAAGAACGATAATAAACGCTCCAAGCGCATACGACGAGAAAGCGTATGCTAAATTTATCACGCCCGAAAGCAAGGAAAATTTGGCTAAATTTGCCGAAATTTTAGGCGAAAATTTAGACGCCAAAGGCTACGAGGAGATGACGGATAAATTTTTAGAAGCAAACGGCTTAAAGCTAAAAGACCTAGCTCAGGCGCTTCGCGTCGCGCTAACGGGAAATAGCGTAAGCCCGGGGATATTTGAGGTGCTTGAGGTTTTGGGCGCGGACGAGACGAAAAAACGAATAAGAAATATTTTAAAGGAGAATAAATGA
- a CDS encoding malic enzyme-like NAD(P)-binding protein: MTHVTKEEALAYHIGGKIEINVKTPCESAKDLSMAYTPGVAEPCREIHADNELAYKYTNKANLVAVITDGTAVLGLGDIGAVAGKPVMEGKAVLFKKFANVDAFDIELDEHDPDKIVEICKALAPTFGGINLEDIRAPKCFEIERKLQEAVDIPVMHDDQHGTAMITSAGMINAMEISGKDISKIKIVVSGAGAAGIACAKMYKALGAKNIVMIDSKGVIHKGRTDLTPEKLEFALETADRTLADAMKGADMFLGLSKPGIVTKEMVASMNDEPIIFALANPTPEIFPEDVASVRNDVMMGTGRSDYPNQVNNVLGFPFIFRGALDVRAKKITENMKMAAARALANLAKEPVPAEVCAAFGVKELKFGKDYIIPKPFDKRVLTAVAPAVAQAAVDDGVARVKDFDVKAYTEKLAKGF; this comes from the coding sequence ATGACTCATGTAACTAAAGAAGAGGCGCTCGCCTACCACATAGGCGGCAAAATAGAGATAAACGTAAAAACCCCTTGCGAGAGCGCGAAGGACCTATCTATGGCGTATACGCCCGGCGTCGCCGAACCATGCCGCGAGATACACGCAGATAACGAGCTAGCCTACAAATACACCAACAAGGCAAATTTAGTAGCCGTCATCACCGACGGTACAGCCGTGCTCGGTCTAGGCGATATCGGAGCGGTAGCGGGTAAGCCCGTGATGGAGGGTAAGGCGGTTTTGTTTAAAAAATTTGCAAACGTAGACGCCTTTGACATCGAGCTAGACGAGCATGATCCCGATAAGATCGTAGAGATCTGCAAAGCCCTAGCTCCAACTTTTGGCGGTATAAATTTAGAAGATATCCGCGCGCCGAAGTGCTTTGAGATCGAGCGCAAGCTACAAGAAGCAGTCGATATTCCGGTCATGCACGACGATCAGCACGGCACGGCGATGATAACAAGCGCGGGTATGATAAACGCGATGGAGATTTCAGGCAAAGACATCTCTAAAATCAAAATCGTAGTTAGCGGCGCGGGCGCGGCCGGCATCGCATGCGCGAAGATGTACAAGGCTCTGGGCGCGAAAAATATCGTGATGATCGATAGCAAAGGCGTGATCCACAAAGGCCGCACCGATCTAACTCCGGAGAAGCTCGAATTCGCCCTTGAAACCGCAGATAGAACGCTAGCGGACGCGATGAAGGGCGCGGATATGTTCCTGGGCCTATCAAAACCCGGCATCGTAACGAAGGAAATGGTCGCGTCGATGAACGACGAGCCGATCATCTTTGCTCTTGCTAACCCGACTCCGGAAATCTTCCCCGAAGACGTCGCTAGCGTGCGAAACGACGTGATGATGGGTACCGGCCGCAGCGACTATCCGAACCAAGTAAATAACGTCCTTGGCTTTCCGTTTATATTCCGCGGAGCGCTTGACGTCAGAGCCAAAAAAATCACCGAAAATATGAAAATGGCTGCGGCGCGCGCGCTTGCAAATTTGGCCAAAGAACCAGTGCCTGCTGAGGTTTGCGCTGCGTTTGGCGTAAAAGAGCTAAAATTCGGCAAAGACTACATCATACCAAAACCGTTTGACAAACGCGTCCTAACGGCGGTCGCTCCGGCGGTCGCGCAGGCTGCGGTCGATGACGGCGTAGCTAGAGTGAAGGATTTTGACGTAAAAGCCTATACCGAAAAGCTCGCAAAAGGATTTTAA
- the upp gene encoding uracil phosphoribosyltransferase translates to MTQTSRFPDNIRLISHPLIEHKLAILRDKDTEPFQFRMLVDEISHLMIFEATRDLALRDVSVQTPVAQAKAKKLATKVMICPILRAALGMLDSVFTIIPDASVGFLGFQRNEKTAQEEFFYAKLPRDAKNRLAIIIDPMFATGGTAIDAVKFLRENGIKQIKFISIIAAPEGLKRFSEAYPDVEVYTAAIDERLNEKNYIVPGLGDAGDRVFNTL, encoded by the coding sequence ATGACGCAAACAAGCAGGTTTCCGGACAATATCCGCCTCATCTCTCACCCGCTCATCGAGCACAAACTAGCGATTTTAAGAGATAAAGACACCGAGCCGTTTCAGTTTAGGATGCTCGTGGACGAGATCAGCCACCTGATGATATTTGAGGCGACTAGGGATCTGGCGCTACGCGACGTGAGCGTGCAGACTCCGGTCGCCCAGGCTAAGGCTAAAAAGCTTGCGACCAAGGTGATGATTTGCCCGATTTTGCGCGCGGCTCTTGGTATGCTAGATAGCGTATTTACGATTATCCCGGATGCGAGCGTCGGCTTTTTAGGCTTTCAGCGAAACGAAAAGACCGCGCAGGAGGAGTTTTTCTACGCTAAGCTGCCTCGCGACGCCAAAAACCGCCTAGCCATCATCATCGATCCGATGTTCGCTACCGGCGGCACAGCTATCGACGCGGTTAAATTCTTGCGCGAAAACGGCATAAAACAGATCAAATTTATCTCCATCATCGCCGCTCCCGAGGGGTTAAAGCGATTTAGCGAAGCTTACCCGGACGTCGAGGTATATACGGCCGCGATCGACGAGCGACTAAACGAGAAAAACTACATCGTGCCGGGGCTGGGGGATGCGGGAGACCGCGTGTTTAATACCTTGTAA
- a CDS encoding ribonuclease domain-containing protein, whose protein sequence is MNKQLIRNVILPLAVLLLAALFKFIVPDSLTAPGQNQPQSEFRGGAEKNVAAAPTASVVKDGIYTSKDEVAAYIYRFGELPRNFITKKEALALGWDAKSGNLWRVTDKKSIGGDRFSNREKKLPGADGRKWFECDIGYRGGRRGAQRIVFSSDGLIYYTPDHYENFYLLFDRRRQ, encoded by the coding sequence TTGAACAAACAACTCATTAGAAACGTCATCTTGCCGCTGGCCGTTTTGCTACTAGCGGCGCTGTTTAAATTTATCGTCCCGGATAGCTTGACTGCACCCGGTCAAAATCAGCCGCAAAGCGAATTTAGAGGCGGCGCGGAGAAAAATGTAGCTGCCGCGCCGACCGCGAGCGTCGTAAAAGACGGCATTTATACCTCAAAAGACGAGGTTGCGGCGTATATTTATAGATTCGGCGAGCTGCCGCGAAATTTTATCACCAAAAAAGAGGCGCTCGCGCTCGGATGGGACGCTAAAAGCGGCAATCTGTGGCGGGTCACGGATAAAAAGAGCATCGGCGGCGACCGTTTTTCAAACAGAGAAAAGAAGCTGCCCGGCGCAGACGGGCGCAAGTGGTTTGAGTGCGATATCGGATACCGCGGAGGGCGCCGCGGAGCCCAGCGTATCGTGTTTTCTAGCGACGGGCTGATCTACTATACGCCCGATCATTATGAGAACTTTTATCTACTTTTTGATCGGAGGCGGCAGTGA
- a CDS encoding barstar family protein, protein MKIITLNGEKMREKTAAFEYLSCKFGLGPEIKNLDALYDALGEINEPTQIKLKNHSSLAALGGYADDLIAVFTDLAEENERVKFEILS, encoded by the coding sequence GTGAAAATCATAACTCTAAACGGCGAGAAAATGCGCGAGAAAACGGCGGCTTTTGAGTATCTGTCGTGTAAATTCGGCCTAGGTCCCGAGATAAAAAATCTCGATGCGCTTTACGACGCGCTTGGCGAGATAAACGAACCCACGCAAATCAAACTAAAAAATCATTCCTCTCTTGCTGCGCTAGGGGGTTATGCGGACGATCTGATCGCCGTTTTTACCGACCTTGCGGAGGAAAACGAGCGGGTCAAATTTGAGATTTTATCTTAA
- a CDS encoding NAD(P)H-dependent oxidoreductase gives MKTLVVLSHPNFAASRLNKALANAAKNAGAEVRHLEGLYGTDALKIDVAAEQEAFLRADRIVFLFPMMGFNVPSMLKAYIDYVLSRGFAYGQGAKIAGKQLQIAVSAGGGLGEYSKHGAIKFSLNEILLPLQCCADFCELVYGRIFASCGVEPGVPDSAIEAHAARFTRLLNDELEEHEYQI, from the coding sequence ATGAAAACGTTAGTAGTTTTATCCCATCCAAATTTCGCCGCCTCTCGCCTAAACAAGGCGCTGGCAAACGCCGCCAAAAACGCGGGCGCCGAGGTTCGCCACTTAGAGGGGCTTTACGGCACCGACGCCCTTAAAATCGACGTCGCGGCGGAGCAGGAGGCGTTTTTGCGCGCCGATCGCATCGTGTTTTTGTTCCCGATGATGGGCTTTAACGTGCCCTCCATGCTAAAGGCCTACATCGACTACGTGCTCAGCCGCGGCTTTGCCTACGGGCAGGGCGCGAAGATTGCGGGCAAACAGCTGCAAATCGCCGTGAGCGCGGGCGGCGGGCTAGGCGAATACTCCAAGCACGGCGCGATCAAATTTAGCCTAAACGAGATTTTGCTACCGCTTCAGTGCTGCGCGGACTTTTGCGAGCTCGTTTACGGGCGGATTTTTGCTAGCTGCGGCGTGGAGCCCGGAGTGCCCGATAGCGCGATAGAGGCGCATGCTGCGAGATTTACGAGGCTCTTAAACGACGAGCTTGAAGAGCACGAATACCAAATTTGA
- a CDS encoding MqnA/MqnD/SBP family protein, with the protein MIFGKIDYLNLLPFHVFLKRSRLSSQDKKIIEFKKGVPSKLNRDLCCRRIDAAVISSIESRKKRYKKVSLGIVAKGDVKSVLVRKGTAACPDPASASSNALAGVLGLEGEVLIGDRALKAYLREGEEAFYDLGRAWRERTGLPFVFGRFSCVKGRGAYERLAREFLRANVKIPNYILAKYAQTRGISADDIKWYLKFISYEIGAKEQKALRIFFKEVRKNGRTAKILARGER; encoded by the coding sequence ATGATTTTTGGCAAGATTGATTATCTAAATTTGCTTCCTTTTCACGTATTTTTAAAGCGCTCGCGCCTAAGCTCACAGGATAAAAAAATTATTGAATTTAAAAAAGGGGTGCCTAGCAAACTAAACCGCGATCTGTGCTGCCGCAGGATCGACGCCGCCGTGATCTCAAGCATCGAAAGCCGCAAAAAACGCTACAAAAAGGTGAGCCTGGGCATCGTAGCTAAGGGCGACGTCAAAAGCGTGCTCGTGCGAAAGGGCACCGCCGCGTGCCCGGATCCCGCGTCTGCGAGCTCAAACGCGCTAGCAGGAGTGCTAGGACTTGAGGGTGAGGTACTCATCGGCGACCGCGCGCTAAAGGCGTATCTGCGGGAGGGCGAGGAGGCGTTTTACGACCTGGGGCGGGCGTGGCGCGAGCGGACGGGCTTGCCGTTTGTTTTTGGGCGATTTTCCTGCGTGAAGGGGCGCGGCGCGTATGAGCGGCTGGCGCGCGAGTTTTTGCGAGCAAATGTCAAAATCCCAAACTACATCCTCGCCAAATACGCCCAAACCAGGGGCATCAGCGCGGACGATATCAAATGGTATCTCAAATTTATCAGCTACGAAATCGGCGCAAAGGAGCAAAAGGCGCTGCGGATATTTTTCAAAGAAGTGCGAAAAAACGGGCGGACGGCGAAGATTTTGGCGCGAGGCGAGCGGTAA
- a CDS encoding 4Fe-4S binding protein, with protein MKEFGFYNDFDENLMLNEQIEINGEGEYLVSNSSKLKSSIVAPEINFYLKNTADSVLDKAKNTLLLYDARASAFDLARDIDYEKPVGKNIVIVSNGGRENLANLLKVKGFKTIELTHFEIKFIYGAAGELSVLVLRPDGEFEVDCDFFLVENAREYMLKQSGCYEIAGKSDDEIAAQLDAQSPKFKFKSHVHYDSTICQYHERRHEICGRCVEACPTVAILKEDETKHLVFSHIDCINCGGCVSVCPSGALDYSDMPRNSFAQIAKLYRGKIALVVPAKANLENLSVNLPANVLPFAISGERFLSETHLLTLLQESGAQVVIYEQNIGKGTKDAVDILNQIYELKFNEKAVLVAENEAKLKSALSQAKFIEGSQHSVTEYALPKREIFARRLEWLVGDQNLGSVSTTELIRYGRVEINQDTCTLCLSCVGACNVAALVADKKTNSIVFNPSVCTACGYCELSCAEKDTIFLRPGKIDLEPGFFAFSELARDELFACIECGKEFATKKAVEKIASIMAPKFNGDKAKLKTLYCCSDCKAKVMIKAQMDQMKEEVLNG; from the coding sequence ATGAAAGAATTCGGTTTTTATAACGATTTTGACGAGAATTTGATGCTAAACGAGCAGATCGAGATAAACGGCGAAGGCGAGTATCTCGTCTCAAATTCGTCCAAACTAAAATCGAGCATCGTAGCGCCTGAGATAAATTTTTATCTAAAAAACACCGCGGACTCGGTGCTGGATAAGGCCAAAAACACGCTTTTGCTTTATGATGCTAGAGCTAGCGCCTTTGACCTAGCGCGCGACATCGACTACGAAAAGCCCGTCGGCAAAAACATCGTGATCGTTAGCAACGGCGGACGCGAAAATTTGGCGAATTTGCTTAAGGTTAAAGGCTTTAAAACCATCGAGCTGACGCATTTTGAGATCAAATTTATCTACGGCGCCGCAGGCGAGCTAAGCGTGCTAGTACTGCGCCCGGACGGCGAGTTTGAGGTGGACTGCGACTTTTTCCTCGTCGAAAACGCGCGCGAATACATGCTAAAGCAAAGCGGCTGCTACGAGATCGCGGGCAAAAGCGACGACGAGATCGCCGCGCAGCTAGACGCGCAAAGCCCGAAATTTAAATTTAAAAGCCACGTCCACTACGACTCCACGATCTGCCAGTACCATGAGCGCAGACACGAGATCTGCGGCAGGTGCGTCGAGGCGTGTCCTACGGTAGCGATCCTAAAAGAGGACGAGACCAAGCACCTAGTTTTTTCGCACATCGACTGCATAAACTGCGGCGGCTGCGTGAGCGTATGCCCTAGCGGCGCGCTTGACTACTCCGATATGCCGCGAAACTCGTTTGCCCAGATAGCCAAACTCTACCGCGGCAAGATTGCTCTAGTCGTGCCTGCAAAGGCGAATTTAGAAAATCTAAGCGTAAATTTACCAGCAAACGTGCTGCCTTTTGCCATTAGCGGCGAGAGATTTTTGAGCGAGACGCATCTGCTCACGCTACTTCAAGAAAGCGGCGCGCAGGTCGTGATCTACGAGCAAAATATCGGCAAAGGCACCAAAGATGCGGTGGATATTTTAAATCAAATTTACGAGCTTAAATTTAACGAAAAAGCCGTCCTAGTCGCAGAAAACGAAGCCAAACTAAAAAGCGCCCTATCTCAGGCTAAATTTATCGAGGGCTCGCAGCACTCCGTCACCGAGTACGCCCTGCCTAAGCGCGAAATTTTCGCCAGACGCCTAGAGTGGCTTGTGGGCGATCAAAATTTAGGCTCCGTTAGCACCACCGAGCTCATCAGATACGGCCGCGTCGAGATAAATCAAGACACCTGCACGCTATGCCTAAGCTGCGTGGGAGCCTGTAACGTCGCCGCCCTGGTCGCCGATAAAAAGACAAATTCCATCGTCTTTAACCCTAGCGTCTGCACCGCGTGCGGATACTGCGAGCTTAGCTGTGCGGAAAAAGACACGATATTTTTACGCCCGGGCAAGATCGATCTGGAGCCCGGATTTTTCGCATTTAGCGAGCTAGCTAGAGACGAGCTTTTCGCCTGTATCGAGTGCGGCAAGGAGTTTGCGACTAAAAAGGCCGTCGAGAAGATCGCCTCAATCATGGCGCCTAAATTTAACGGCGACAAAGCCAAGCTAAAGACGCTTTATTGCTGCTCGGACTGCAAAGCAAAAGTAATGATAAAAGCGCAAATGGATCAAATGAAAGAAGAGGTTTTAAATGGATAA